Proteins found in one Vulpes vulpes isolate BD-2025 chromosome 13, VulVul3, whole genome shotgun sequence genomic segment:
- the ADAM15 gene encoding disintegrin and metalloproteinase domain-containing protein 15 isoform X14 has protein sequence MRLALLWALGLLGAGSPLTSRPLADIGGTEDEHARPERALGGPSEPQIIRDHPMLSLAEMLQTNLPEAFRIKLELDGDSHILELLQNRDLVSGRPWLMRYQPDGIRVVSEGHTLENCCYQGRVQGHASSWVSVCTCSGLRGLVILSPERSYMLDLGPGDLQAPPNISRIQDLFLPGHTCALRQHASGPTQAPLEQPPGQRHSCTRRRRDVVAETKIIELVIVADHSETQRYPDSQQLLNRMLKVTFLLDTFFRPLNVRVVLVGLEAWTQRDLVEISQDPGLTLDNFLRWRRVDLLPRLPHDSAQLVTATSFSGPTVGMAVQNSICSPDFSGGVNMDHSTSVLGVASSIAHELGHSLGLDHDLPGNSCPCPGPAPAKSCIMEASTDFLPGLNFSNCSRQALEKALLDGMGSCLFERLPSLPSMATVCGNMFVEPGEQCDCGFPDDCTDPCCDYFTCQLRPGAQCASNGLCCQNCQLRPAGWQCRPARGDCDLPEFCPGDSSHCPPDVSLGDGEPCAGGQAVCVQGRCASYAQQCQALWGPGAQPTAPLCLIAANTRGDAFGSCGRSPNGSYMSCAPKDAMCGQLQCQGGQAQPLLGSARDLHWEVLEANGTQPRLNCSWVHLDLGDDVAQPLLALPGTACGPDLICIDHQCQPVDVLRAQECRSKCHGHGVCDSKGHCHCEEGWAPPDCTSHVRATSSLTTGLPLSLLLVVVLVLLGASYWHRARLRQRLCQLKGPSCQYRAAQSGPSECPGPPQRVLLMPGAKAELADRPNPPTRPLPADPVVRHPKGPAKPPPPRKPLPANPQGRGPSGDLPGPGAGIPPLVVPSRPAPPPPAASSSLYL, from the exons ATGCGGCTGGCGCtgctctgggccctggggctcctgggcgcGGGCAGCCCTCTGACCTCACGGCCCCTCGCAGATATCG GTGGCACTGAGGACGAGCATGCAAGGCCAGAGAGGGCCCTGGGTGGACCCTCGGAGCCCCAGATCATTCGGGACCACCCCATGCTCAGCCTAGCAGAGATGCTTCAG ACCAATCTTCCTGAGGCCTTTCGGATCAAATTAGAGTTGGATGGTGACAGTCATATTCTGGAGCTGCTACAGAACAG GGACCTAGTCTCAGGCCGCCCGTGGCTGATGCGGTACCAGCCTGATGGCATCCGTGTGGTCAGTGAGGGACACACTCTG GAGAACTGCTGCTACCAGGGAAGGGTGCAGGGCCACGCAAGCTCCTGGGTCTCTGTCTGCACTTGCTCGGGGCTCAG GGGTTTGGTGATCCTGTCCCCAGAGAGAAGTTATATGTTAGACCTTGGGCCTGGGGACCTGCAGGCCCCCCCAAACATCTCCCGGATCCAGGACCTCTTCCTGCCAGGCCACACCTGTGCCCTGAGACAGCATGCATCTGggcccactcaggctcccctggaGCAGCCCCCGGGACAACGCCACAGCTGCACTCGG CGGCGGCGGGACGTGGTGGCAGAGACCAAGATTATTGAGCTGGTGATAGTGGCCGATCACTCTGAG ACGCAGAGGTACCCGGACTCCCAGCAGCTGCTGAACCGCATGCTGAAAGTGACCTTCCTCTTGGACACA TTCTTCCGGCCCCTGAATGTCCGGGTGGTGTTAGTGGGCCTGGAGGCCTGGACCCAGCGCGACCTGGTGGAGATAAGCCAGGACCCAGGCCTCACACTGGACAATTTCCTCCGCTGGCGCCGGGTGGACTTGCTGCCTCGACTGCCCCATGACAGTGCCCAGCTGGTGAC TGCTACTTCATTCTCTGGGCCCACAGTGGGCATGGCCGTTCAGAACTCCATCTGTTCTCCTGACTTCTCAGGAGGGGTGAATATG GACCACTCCACCAGTGTCCTGGGAGTTGCATCCTCAATAGCTCACGAGTTGGGCCACAGCTTGGGCCTGGACCACGACTTGCCCGGGAACAGCTGCCCTTGCCCCGGGCCGGCCCCTGCCAAGAGCTGCATCATGGAAGCTTCCACAGA CTTCCTGCCGGGCCTGAACTTCAGCAACTGCAGCCGACAGGCCCTGGAGAAAGCCCTCCTGGATGGGATGGGCAGCTGCCTCTTTGAACGGCTTCCCAGCCTGCCCTCTATGGCCACTGTGTGTGGGAATATGTTTGTGGAGCCTGGAGAACAGTGTGATTGTGGCTTCCCGGAC GACTGCACTGACCCCTGCTGTGACTACTTCACCTGCCAGCTGAGGCCAGGGGCACAGTGTGCATCTAATGGGCTCTGCTGTCAAAACTGCCAG CTGCGCCCGGCTGGCTGGCAGTGCCGTCCTGCCCGAGGGGACTGCGACTTACCCGAATTCTGTCCAGGAGACAGCTCCCATTGCCCTCCTGATGTCAGCCTGGGTGACGGCGAGCCATGTGCAGGGGGACAGGCTGTGTGTGTACAAGGGCGCTGTGCTTCCTACGCCCAGCAGTGCCAGGCTCTCTGGGGACCAGGGGCCCAGCCCACTGCACCACTTTGCCTCATTGCTGCCAATACTCGAGGGGATGCATTTGGGAGCTGTGGGCGCAGCCCTAACGGCAGCTACATGTCCTGTGCCCCTAA AGATGCCATGTGTGGACAGCTCCAGTGCCAGGGGGGTCAGGCCCAGCCTCTGCTGGGCTCAGCCCGGGATCTGCACTGGGAGGTGCTAGAAGCCAACGGGACCCAGCCAAGGCTGAACTGCAGCTGGGTCCACCTGGACCTGGGTGACGATGTGGCCCAGCCCCTCCTAGCGCTGCCCGGCACAGCCTGTGGTCCTGACCTG ATATGCATTGACCATCAGTGCCAGCCCGTGGACGTCCTGCGTGCCCAGGAATGTCGAAGCAAATGTCACGGGCACGGG GTCTGTGACAGCAAAGGACATTGCCACTGTGAGGAGGGCTGGGCCCCCCCTGACTGCACCAGCCATGTCAGAG CAACCAGCTCCCTGACCACAGGGCTGCCCCTCAGCCTCCTGTTGGTGGTAGTCTTGGTGCTGCTTGGTGCCAGCTACTGGCACCGTGCTCGCCTGCGTCAACGACTCTGTCAGCTCAAAGGGCCCAGCTGCCAGTACAG AGCGGCCCAGTCCGGTCCCTCAGAATGCCCAGGACCCCCACAGAGGGTCCTGCTGATGCCAGGGGCCAAG GCTGAGCTGGCTGACCGGCCCAATCCCCCCACCCGCCCTCTGCCCGCTGACCCGGTGGTGAGGCACCCGAAG GGGCCTGCCAAGCCCCCTCCCCCGAGGAAGCCACTGCCTGCCAACCCCCAGGGCCGGGGCCCTTCGGGTGACCTGCCTGGCCCAGGAGCTGGAATCCCGCCTCTAGTGGTACCATCCAG GCCTGCGCCGCCGCCCCCAGCAGCGTCCTCCTCGCTCTACCTCTGA
- the ADAM15 gene encoding disintegrin and metalloproteinase domain-containing protein 15 isoform X3, with amino-acid sequence MRLALLWALGLLGAGSPLTSRPLADIGVLQAEKGGPVATSCAQCCFGCHLSQHPLGGPGGPAGGTEDEHARPERALGGPSEPQIIRDHPMLSLAEMLQTNLPEAFRIKLELDGDSHILELLQNRDLVSGRPWLMRYQPDGIRVVSEGHTLENCCYQGRVQGHASSWVSVCTCSGLRGLVILSPERSYMLDLGPGDLQAPPNISRIQDLFLPGHTCALRQHASGPTQAPLEQPPGQRHSCTRRRRDVVAETKIIELVIVADHSETQRYPDSQQLLNRMLKVTFLLDTFFRPLNVRVVLVGLEAWTQRDLVEISQDPGLTLDNFLRWRRVDLLPRLPHDSAQLVTATSFSGPTVGMAVQNSICSPDFSGGVNMDHSTSVLGVASSIAHELGHSLGLDHDLPGNSCPCPGPAPAKSCIMEASTDFLPGLNFSNCSRQALEKALLDGMGSCLFERLPSLPSMATVCGNMFVEPGEQCDCGFPDDCTDPCCDYFTCQLRPGAQCASNGLCCQNCQLRPAGWQCRPARGDCDLPEFCPGDSSHCPPDVSLGDGEPCAGGQAVCVQGRCASYAQQCQALWGPGAQPTAPLCLIAANTRGDAFGSCGRSPNGSYMSCAPKDAMCGQLQCQGGQAQPLLGSARDLHWEVLEANGTQPRLNCSWVHLDLGDDVAQPLLALPGTACGPDLICIDHQCQPVDVLRAQECRSKCHGHGVCDSKGHCHCEEGWAPPDCTSHVRATSSLTTGLPLSLLLVVVLVLLGASYWHRARLRQRLCQLKGPSCQYRAAQSGPSECPGPPQRVLLMPGAKQAGILGFPAPPSRPLPPDPLPKRLQAELADRPNPPTRPLPADPVVRHPKGPAKPPPPRKPLPANPQGRGPSGDLPGPGAGIPPLVVPSRPAPPPPAASSSLYL; translated from the exons ATGCGGCTGGCGCtgctctgggccctggggctcctgggcgcGGGCAGCCCTCTGACCTCACGGCCCCTCGCAGATATCG GAGTCCTTCAAGCAGAGAAGGGGGGGCCTGTGGCCACCAGCTGTGCCCAATGCTGCTTTGGCTGCCACCTCTCTCAGCACCCTCTCGGGGGTCCTGGGGGCCCTGCAGGTGGCACTGAGGACGAGCATGCAAGGCCAGAGAGGGCCCTGGGTGGACCCTCGGAGCCCCAGATCATTCGGGACCACCCCATGCTCAGCCTAGCAGAGATGCTTCAG ACCAATCTTCCTGAGGCCTTTCGGATCAAATTAGAGTTGGATGGTGACAGTCATATTCTGGAGCTGCTACAGAACAG GGACCTAGTCTCAGGCCGCCCGTGGCTGATGCGGTACCAGCCTGATGGCATCCGTGTGGTCAGTGAGGGACACACTCTG GAGAACTGCTGCTACCAGGGAAGGGTGCAGGGCCACGCAAGCTCCTGGGTCTCTGTCTGCACTTGCTCGGGGCTCAG GGGTTTGGTGATCCTGTCCCCAGAGAGAAGTTATATGTTAGACCTTGGGCCTGGGGACCTGCAGGCCCCCCCAAACATCTCCCGGATCCAGGACCTCTTCCTGCCAGGCCACACCTGTGCCCTGAGACAGCATGCATCTGggcccactcaggctcccctggaGCAGCCCCCGGGACAACGCCACAGCTGCACTCGG CGGCGGCGGGACGTGGTGGCAGAGACCAAGATTATTGAGCTGGTGATAGTGGCCGATCACTCTGAG ACGCAGAGGTACCCGGACTCCCAGCAGCTGCTGAACCGCATGCTGAAAGTGACCTTCCTCTTGGACACA TTCTTCCGGCCCCTGAATGTCCGGGTGGTGTTAGTGGGCCTGGAGGCCTGGACCCAGCGCGACCTGGTGGAGATAAGCCAGGACCCAGGCCTCACACTGGACAATTTCCTCCGCTGGCGCCGGGTGGACTTGCTGCCTCGACTGCCCCATGACAGTGCCCAGCTGGTGAC TGCTACTTCATTCTCTGGGCCCACAGTGGGCATGGCCGTTCAGAACTCCATCTGTTCTCCTGACTTCTCAGGAGGGGTGAATATG GACCACTCCACCAGTGTCCTGGGAGTTGCATCCTCAATAGCTCACGAGTTGGGCCACAGCTTGGGCCTGGACCACGACTTGCCCGGGAACAGCTGCCCTTGCCCCGGGCCGGCCCCTGCCAAGAGCTGCATCATGGAAGCTTCCACAGA CTTCCTGCCGGGCCTGAACTTCAGCAACTGCAGCCGACAGGCCCTGGAGAAAGCCCTCCTGGATGGGATGGGCAGCTGCCTCTTTGAACGGCTTCCCAGCCTGCCCTCTATGGCCACTGTGTGTGGGAATATGTTTGTGGAGCCTGGAGAACAGTGTGATTGTGGCTTCCCGGAC GACTGCACTGACCCCTGCTGTGACTACTTCACCTGCCAGCTGAGGCCAGGGGCACAGTGTGCATCTAATGGGCTCTGCTGTCAAAACTGCCAG CTGCGCCCGGCTGGCTGGCAGTGCCGTCCTGCCCGAGGGGACTGCGACTTACCCGAATTCTGTCCAGGAGACAGCTCCCATTGCCCTCCTGATGTCAGCCTGGGTGACGGCGAGCCATGTGCAGGGGGACAGGCTGTGTGTGTACAAGGGCGCTGTGCTTCCTACGCCCAGCAGTGCCAGGCTCTCTGGGGACCAGGGGCCCAGCCCACTGCACCACTTTGCCTCATTGCTGCCAATACTCGAGGGGATGCATTTGGGAGCTGTGGGCGCAGCCCTAACGGCAGCTACATGTCCTGTGCCCCTAA AGATGCCATGTGTGGACAGCTCCAGTGCCAGGGGGGTCAGGCCCAGCCTCTGCTGGGCTCAGCCCGGGATCTGCACTGGGAGGTGCTAGAAGCCAACGGGACCCAGCCAAGGCTGAACTGCAGCTGGGTCCACCTGGACCTGGGTGACGATGTGGCCCAGCCCCTCCTAGCGCTGCCCGGCACAGCCTGTGGTCCTGACCTG ATATGCATTGACCATCAGTGCCAGCCCGTGGACGTCCTGCGTGCCCAGGAATGTCGAAGCAAATGTCACGGGCACGGG GTCTGTGACAGCAAAGGACATTGCCACTGTGAGGAGGGCTGGGCCCCCCCTGACTGCACCAGCCATGTCAGAG CAACCAGCTCCCTGACCACAGGGCTGCCCCTCAGCCTCCTGTTGGTGGTAGTCTTGGTGCTGCTTGGTGCCAGCTACTGGCACCGTGCTCGCCTGCGTCAACGACTCTGTCAGCTCAAAGGGCCCAGCTGCCAGTACAG AGCGGCCCAGTCCGGTCCCTCAGAATGCCCAGGACCCCCACAGAGGGTCCTGCTGATGCCAGGGGCCAAG CAGGCTGGTATTCTTGGCTTCCCAGCACCCCCCTCCAGACCGCTGCCTCCTGACCCTCTGCCCAAGAGACTCCAG GCTGAGCTGGCTGACCGGCCCAATCCCCCCACCCGCCCTCTGCCCGCTGACCCGGTGGTGAGGCACCCGAAG GGGCCTGCCAAGCCCCCTCCCCCGAGGAAGCCACTGCCTGCCAACCCCCAGGGCCGGGGCCCTTCGGGTGACCTGCCTGGCCCAGGAGCTGGAATCCCGCCTCTAGTGGTACCATCCAG GCCTGCGCCGCCGCCCCCAGCAGCGTCCTCCTCGCTCTACCTCTGA
- the ADAM15 gene encoding disintegrin and metalloproteinase domain-containing protein 15 isoform X5, with product MRLALLWALGLLGAGSPLTSRPLADIVPACNAGVLQAEKGGPVATSCAQCCFGCHLSQHPLGGPGGPAGGTEDEHARPERALGGPSEPQIIRDHPMLSLAEMLQTNLPEAFRIKLELDGDSHILELLQNRDLVSGRPWLMRYQPDGIRVVSEGHTLENCCYQGRVQGHASSWVSVCTCSGLRGLVILSPERSYMLDLGPGDLQAPPNISRIQDLFLPGHTCALRQHASGPTQAPLEQPPGQRHSCTRRRRDVVAETKIIELVIVADHSETQRYPDSQQLLNRMLKVTFLLDTFFRPLNVRVVLVGLEAWTQRDLVEISQDPGLTLDNFLRWRRVDLLPRLPHDSAQLVTATSFSGPTVGMAVQNSICSPDFSGGVNMDHSTSVLGVASSIAHELGHSLGLDHDLPGNSCPCPGPAPAKSCIMEASTDFLPGLNFSNCSRQALEKALLDGMGSCLFERLPSLPSMATVCGNMFVEPGEQCDCGFPDDCTDPCCDYFTCQLRPGAQCASNGLCCQNCQLRPAGWQCRPARGDCDLPEFCPGDSSHCPPDVSLGDGEPCAGGQAVCVQGRCASYAQQCQALWGPGAQPTAPLCLIAANTRGDAFGSCGRSPNGSYMSCAPKDAMCGQLQCQGGQAQPLLGSARDLHWEVLEANGTQPRLNCSWVHLDLGDDVAQPLLALPGTACGPDLICIDHQCQPVDVLRAQECRSKCHGHGVCDSKGHCHCEEGWAPPDCTSHVRATSSLTTGLPLSLLLVVVLVLLGASYWHRARLRQRLCQLKGPSCQYRAAQSGPSECPGPPQRVLLMPGAKQAGILGFPAPPSRPLPPDPLPKRLQGPAKPPPPRKPLPANPQGRGPSGDLPGPGAGIPPLVVPSRPAPPPPAASSSLYL from the exons ATGCGGCTGGCGCtgctctgggccctggggctcctgggcgcGGGCAGCCCTCTGACCTCACGGCCCCTCGCAGATATCG TCCCAGCATGCAATGCAGGAGTCCTTCAAGCAGAGAAGGGGGGGCCTGTGGCCACCAGCTGTGCCCAATGCTGCTTTGGCTGCCACCTCTCTCAGCACCCTCTCGGGGGTCCTGGGGGCCCTGCAGGTGGCACTGAGGACGAGCATGCAAGGCCAGAGAGGGCCCTGGGTGGACCCTCGGAGCCCCAGATCATTCGGGACCACCCCATGCTCAGCCTAGCAGAGATGCTTCAG ACCAATCTTCCTGAGGCCTTTCGGATCAAATTAGAGTTGGATGGTGACAGTCATATTCTGGAGCTGCTACAGAACAG GGACCTAGTCTCAGGCCGCCCGTGGCTGATGCGGTACCAGCCTGATGGCATCCGTGTGGTCAGTGAGGGACACACTCTG GAGAACTGCTGCTACCAGGGAAGGGTGCAGGGCCACGCAAGCTCCTGGGTCTCTGTCTGCACTTGCTCGGGGCTCAG GGGTTTGGTGATCCTGTCCCCAGAGAGAAGTTATATGTTAGACCTTGGGCCTGGGGACCTGCAGGCCCCCCCAAACATCTCCCGGATCCAGGACCTCTTCCTGCCAGGCCACACCTGTGCCCTGAGACAGCATGCATCTGggcccactcaggctcccctggaGCAGCCCCCGGGACAACGCCACAGCTGCACTCGG CGGCGGCGGGACGTGGTGGCAGAGACCAAGATTATTGAGCTGGTGATAGTGGCCGATCACTCTGAG ACGCAGAGGTACCCGGACTCCCAGCAGCTGCTGAACCGCATGCTGAAAGTGACCTTCCTCTTGGACACA TTCTTCCGGCCCCTGAATGTCCGGGTGGTGTTAGTGGGCCTGGAGGCCTGGACCCAGCGCGACCTGGTGGAGATAAGCCAGGACCCAGGCCTCACACTGGACAATTTCCTCCGCTGGCGCCGGGTGGACTTGCTGCCTCGACTGCCCCATGACAGTGCCCAGCTGGTGAC TGCTACTTCATTCTCTGGGCCCACAGTGGGCATGGCCGTTCAGAACTCCATCTGTTCTCCTGACTTCTCAGGAGGGGTGAATATG GACCACTCCACCAGTGTCCTGGGAGTTGCATCCTCAATAGCTCACGAGTTGGGCCACAGCTTGGGCCTGGACCACGACTTGCCCGGGAACAGCTGCCCTTGCCCCGGGCCGGCCCCTGCCAAGAGCTGCATCATGGAAGCTTCCACAGA CTTCCTGCCGGGCCTGAACTTCAGCAACTGCAGCCGACAGGCCCTGGAGAAAGCCCTCCTGGATGGGATGGGCAGCTGCCTCTTTGAACGGCTTCCCAGCCTGCCCTCTATGGCCACTGTGTGTGGGAATATGTTTGTGGAGCCTGGAGAACAGTGTGATTGTGGCTTCCCGGAC GACTGCACTGACCCCTGCTGTGACTACTTCACCTGCCAGCTGAGGCCAGGGGCACAGTGTGCATCTAATGGGCTCTGCTGTCAAAACTGCCAG CTGCGCCCGGCTGGCTGGCAGTGCCGTCCTGCCCGAGGGGACTGCGACTTACCCGAATTCTGTCCAGGAGACAGCTCCCATTGCCCTCCTGATGTCAGCCTGGGTGACGGCGAGCCATGTGCAGGGGGACAGGCTGTGTGTGTACAAGGGCGCTGTGCTTCCTACGCCCAGCAGTGCCAGGCTCTCTGGGGACCAGGGGCCCAGCCCACTGCACCACTTTGCCTCATTGCTGCCAATACTCGAGGGGATGCATTTGGGAGCTGTGGGCGCAGCCCTAACGGCAGCTACATGTCCTGTGCCCCTAA AGATGCCATGTGTGGACAGCTCCAGTGCCAGGGGGGTCAGGCCCAGCCTCTGCTGGGCTCAGCCCGGGATCTGCACTGGGAGGTGCTAGAAGCCAACGGGACCCAGCCAAGGCTGAACTGCAGCTGGGTCCACCTGGACCTGGGTGACGATGTGGCCCAGCCCCTCCTAGCGCTGCCCGGCACAGCCTGTGGTCCTGACCTG ATATGCATTGACCATCAGTGCCAGCCCGTGGACGTCCTGCGTGCCCAGGAATGTCGAAGCAAATGTCACGGGCACGGG GTCTGTGACAGCAAAGGACATTGCCACTGTGAGGAGGGCTGGGCCCCCCCTGACTGCACCAGCCATGTCAGAG CAACCAGCTCCCTGACCACAGGGCTGCCCCTCAGCCTCCTGTTGGTGGTAGTCTTGGTGCTGCTTGGTGCCAGCTACTGGCACCGTGCTCGCCTGCGTCAACGACTCTGTCAGCTCAAAGGGCCCAGCTGCCAGTACAG AGCGGCCCAGTCCGGTCCCTCAGAATGCCCAGGACCCCCACAGAGGGTCCTGCTGATGCCAGGGGCCAAG CAGGCTGGTATTCTTGGCTTCCCAGCACCCCCCTCCAGACCGCTGCCTCCTGACCCTCTGCCCAAGAGACTCCAG GGGCCTGCCAAGCCCCCTCCCCCGAGGAAGCCACTGCCTGCCAACCCCCAGGGCCGGGGCCCTTCGGGTGACCTGCCTGGCCCAGGAGCTGGAATCCCGCCTCTAGTGGTACCATCCAG GCCTGCGCCGCCGCCCCCAGCAGCGTCCTCCTCGCTCTACCTCTGA
- the ADAM15 gene encoding disintegrin and metalloproteinase domain-containing protein 15 isoform X16 has protein sequence MRLALLWALGLLGAGSPLTSRPLADIGGTEDEHARPERALGGPSEPQIIRDHPMLSLAEMLQTNLPEAFRIKLELDGDSHILELLQNRDLVSGRPWLMRYQPDGIRVVSEGHTLENCCYQGRVQGHASSWVSVCTCSGLRGLVILSPERSYMLDLGPGDLQAPPNISRIQDLFLPGHTCALRQHASGPTQAPLEQPPGQRHSCTRRRRDVVAETKIIELVIVADHSETQRYPDSQQLLNRMLKVTFLLDTFFRPLNVRVVLVGLEAWTQRDLVEISQDPGLTLDNFLRWRRVDLLPRLPHDSAQLVTATSFSGPTVGMAVQNSICSPDFSGGVNMDHSTSVLGVASSIAHELGHSLGLDHDLPGNSCPCPGPAPAKSCIMEASTDFLPGLNFSNCSRQALEKALLDGMGSCLFERLPSLPSMATVCGNMFVEPGEQCDCGFPDDCTDPCCDYFTCQLRPGAQCASNGLCCQNCQLRPAGWQCRPARGDCDLPEFCPGDSSHCPPDVSLGDGEPCAGGQAVCVQGRCASYAQQCQALWGPGAQPTAPLCLIAANTRGDAFGSCGRSPNGSYMSCAPKDAMCGQLQCQGGQAQPLLGSARDLHWEVLEANGTQPRLNCSWVHLDLGDDVAQPLLALPGTACGPDLICIDHQCQPVDVLRAQECRSKCHGHGVCDSKGHCHCEEGWAPPDCTSHVRATSSLTTGLPLSLLLVVVLVLLGASYWHRARLRQRLCQLKGPSCQYRAAQSGPSECPGPPQRVLLMPGAKGPAKPPPPRKPLPANPQGRGPSGDLPGPGAGIPPLVVPSRPAPPPPAASSSLYL, from the exons ATGCGGCTGGCGCtgctctgggccctggggctcctgggcgcGGGCAGCCCTCTGACCTCACGGCCCCTCGCAGATATCG GTGGCACTGAGGACGAGCATGCAAGGCCAGAGAGGGCCCTGGGTGGACCCTCGGAGCCCCAGATCATTCGGGACCACCCCATGCTCAGCCTAGCAGAGATGCTTCAG ACCAATCTTCCTGAGGCCTTTCGGATCAAATTAGAGTTGGATGGTGACAGTCATATTCTGGAGCTGCTACAGAACAG GGACCTAGTCTCAGGCCGCCCGTGGCTGATGCGGTACCAGCCTGATGGCATCCGTGTGGTCAGTGAGGGACACACTCTG GAGAACTGCTGCTACCAGGGAAGGGTGCAGGGCCACGCAAGCTCCTGGGTCTCTGTCTGCACTTGCTCGGGGCTCAG GGGTTTGGTGATCCTGTCCCCAGAGAGAAGTTATATGTTAGACCTTGGGCCTGGGGACCTGCAGGCCCCCCCAAACATCTCCCGGATCCAGGACCTCTTCCTGCCAGGCCACACCTGTGCCCTGAGACAGCATGCATCTGggcccactcaggctcccctggaGCAGCCCCCGGGACAACGCCACAGCTGCACTCGG CGGCGGCGGGACGTGGTGGCAGAGACCAAGATTATTGAGCTGGTGATAGTGGCCGATCACTCTGAG ACGCAGAGGTACCCGGACTCCCAGCAGCTGCTGAACCGCATGCTGAAAGTGACCTTCCTCTTGGACACA TTCTTCCGGCCCCTGAATGTCCGGGTGGTGTTAGTGGGCCTGGAGGCCTGGACCCAGCGCGACCTGGTGGAGATAAGCCAGGACCCAGGCCTCACACTGGACAATTTCCTCCGCTGGCGCCGGGTGGACTTGCTGCCTCGACTGCCCCATGACAGTGCCCAGCTGGTGAC TGCTACTTCATTCTCTGGGCCCACAGTGGGCATGGCCGTTCAGAACTCCATCTGTTCTCCTGACTTCTCAGGAGGGGTGAATATG GACCACTCCACCAGTGTCCTGGGAGTTGCATCCTCAATAGCTCACGAGTTGGGCCACAGCTTGGGCCTGGACCACGACTTGCCCGGGAACAGCTGCCCTTGCCCCGGGCCGGCCCCTGCCAAGAGCTGCATCATGGAAGCTTCCACAGA CTTCCTGCCGGGCCTGAACTTCAGCAACTGCAGCCGACAGGCCCTGGAGAAAGCCCTCCTGGATGGGATGGGCAGCTGCCTCTTTGAACGGCTTCCCAGCCTGCCCTCTATGGCCACTGTGTGTGGGAATATGTTTGTGGAGCCTGGAGAACAGTGTGATTGTGGCTTCCCGGAC GACTGCACTGACCCCTGCTGTGACTACTTCACCTGCCAGCTGAGGCCAGGGGCACAGTGTGCATCTAATGGGCTCTGCTGTCAAAACTGCCAG CTGCGCCCGGCTGGCTGGCAGTGCCGTCCTGCCCGAGGGGACTGCGACTTACCCGAATTCTGTCCAGGAGACAGCTCCCATTGCCCTCCTGATGTCAGCCTGGGTGACGGCGAGCCATGTGCAGGGGGACAGGCTGTGTGTGTACAAGGGCGCTGTGCTTCCTACGCCCAGCAGTGCCAGGCTCTCTGGGGACCAGGGGCCCAGCCCACTGCACCACTTTGCCTCATTGCTGCCAATACTCGAGGGGATGCATTTGGGAGCTGTGGGCGCAGCCCTAACGGCAGCTACATGTCCTGTGCCCCTAA AGATGCCATGTGTGGACAGCTCCAGTGCCAGGGGGGTCAGGCCCAGCCTCTGCTGGGCTCAGCCCGGGATCTGCACTGGGAGGTGCTAGAAGCCAACGGGACCCAGCCAAGGCTGAACTGCAGCTGGGTCCACCTGGACCTGGGTGACGATGTGGCCCAGCCCCTCCTAGCGCTGCCCGGCACAGCCTGTGGTCCTGACCTG ATATGCATTGACCATCAGTGCCAGCCCGTGGACGTCCTGCGTGCCCAGGAATGTCGAAGCAAATGTCACGGGCACGGG GTCTGTGACAGCAAAGGACATTGCCACTGTGAGGAGGGCTGGGCCCCCCCTGACTGCACCAGCCATGTCAGAG CAACCAGCTCCCTGACCACAGGGCTGCCCCTCAGCCTCCTGTTGGTGGTAGTCTTGGTGCTGCTTGGTGCCAGCTACTGGCACCGTGCTCGCCTGCGTCAACGACTCTGTCAGCTCAAAGGGCCCAGCTGCCAGTACAG AGCGGCCCAGTCCGGTCCCTCAGAATGCCCAGGACCCCCACAGAGGGTCCTGCTGATGCCAGGGGCCAAG GGGCCTGCCAAGCCCCCTCCCCCGAGGAAGCCACTGCCTGCCAACCCCCAGGGCCGGGGCCCTTCGGGTGACCTGCCTGGCCCAGGAGCTGGAATCCCGCCTCTAGTGGTACCATCCAG GCCTGCGCCGCCGCCCCCAGCAGCGTCCTCCTCGCTCTACCTCTGA